TTTGAGTTGCTCACCAAGTGGTCCTTAGTGAATGCTGGTGCTGACAGAGACAGCAGTCCCAGCAGTAAATATGGCATTTGTGAGGACTGACATGAAAATATGCTTCCAAGATTCCCATCCACATGGGAAACAGGATCTGTTCCTGTCAAACCATCTATCCCAGCTTGGCCAGTACCAGCTGTCCCTGCTAAGGAGCCACAGAGACCAGAAATGCTCAGGCACGAGATAATTCCTCAGATTTGCTGGATGTAAAGTTGAGAGAAACACAACTCACAGCTTGTACTGGCAGAAATCcctcaaaccccaaaacacaggtTCTGCTACAGCAAAGGGATGGAGCTCAGCGGCTCCCATTTCATCCCACCTTCCCCCAGGGTCAGGCTATGGAAACACAGGTTCTTGTTCTAGAAATACAGCTGCCTGTCTCCACTGATGCAATATTTTGCTGCAGATTTTGGGGCATCCCTCTCCttgctgtgtttcattttacagtggaGTACATCCCCCCGTGAGCTTAATTTAATATTGCTCAGGACTCTGTGCCTCTTCCCAGGCGCCTGTGCCTTTTCCCTGACCTTCCCAAGGTGGATGCCGGGCAGTCAGAGCAGTGAAGGGAGCATGGGCTGACCAGGGGAAGAGGCAGCTTGGCATTCACTGAAATTTAATTAGTGCCGGCAGCAAGGGACTTCACAGCCGATTCAAGCCTATTTGTTAGCAGCTCTTTTCCAGCTATAACATGGCACATGTGAGGGTCCAGCTGGCTGAGCTGGACAGGGAGGGGAAatgggagcagagccctcagCAGCCACATatccctcagctctggcacaACTCTGCCAATGGGAAAAGCATTGGCTCCGAGGGCAGGATGTCAGGGATGGCAGGGGGACACGAAGGGACCTAGATGGCTGTGGGGGACAGGCCCTCCGTGCGTCactttccctgctctctgcctgcaggaACAGAGCACAGTGCGGAAGGACGCCATCCTGAAGATGCTGGCAGGCCTGCTGGACGGCGTGGATATGGGGCATGAGGCGGCTGCCCCGGacctggaggaggagggcaaGCTGGAAGAGGAGCGGGCAGTGCTGGGCCGGCTCGCCCAGCTCTCGCAGCGGGAGCGCAAGGCGCCCTGCAAGAACTTCTTCTGGAAAACCTTCACCTCCTGCTAgtgctgcccagcctggccctgccagTCTGCAAACACCCTCCCCACTCCTTGTCTTCCTtgtcctccccagcccccttgCTGTGCCCTCCACCCCTCAGAATAAAGCATGGCGCCTCGGGGACTGTCTGTGCCTCTGTGTGGGGCGGCCATGGGGGTGGCGGCCATTTTGTGGGGCGGCTGTGGGGGGCAGCAGCCATTTTGTGGGGCAGCCATGTGGGCAGTTCGTGGGTGGCCATTTTGGGAAGGGGCTTCAGAGCTGTGAAGGGGCTGTGAGGATAGAGGAGCctctcagcaggagcagggtcACAGCCATCCctaaagctgctgcagctgcacttCAGCCTCTGAGGGACCAGGTGGGTGTGCAGTGAGGtgctgggcagccagggctgtgccccaTGGGGAGGATCCTCAGTGCCAGCCCTGGTCAGGATAAGGTGCCATGCCATGATGGAGAGAGACTGGTTTGGTCCCACTGCAGTTCCCTGTGCTCCTTTCCATGCTGTCTGTGACTGGGGATGGCTGGGTGAAGCACCCAGGCAGTGCTATGCaggtgtggggtgcaggggcaGTGCCTGGGGGTGCTGTGGAGGGGGAGACATGCCCAGAGCCTGGCCCAGTTCTGGTTTGCCAGAGCAGTTCCTGGGATGCTTTCAGgctgaaataatgaaatcaGGGGGCTGTGATCCCGGGTTCAACAGCTCTGACTCTGCTCTGGTTCTCTTAAGGTTTCTTGGTGTCTTCTCATCTTGcttaaaaacaatcaaaaaacaCCTGGGTTCTCTTACTTATCTTCTTGGGTGCTGTTTAGCAGGGCCTGTAGTTTTATTCTTTTGGGCTTGCTGAGGAGCTTCTTGAGCCTTGTTTTTAGAACTAACAGGTAGTGGAGAGCGGTGGACAGTAGGCATGTTTGAGTTCACAGGTATTTCCCTCTGTAGAAGACTGCTGAGTCCTTGATCTCATatgctggcaaaaaaaaaagatatggaATTCAGTTGCCCTGTCTGCTTTAATCCTTAGTATTAACAAGTTGAATTTCAGAGATCTCTTATATTGCTGGCAATGGCCACACAAAATAGTAGACTTAAGCGTTACTGAGCCCGTCCCCAAGACCTGATGAGAACTAAAGGTAGATATTTGTAATGCCTTCTTTTTGAGCCTTTACATTTTGTTTGAGGACTCCGGTGACCACGAGGTCGCTCATCTCAACAGCAGTGTTTTGGATTAATCAGCAGCCAGCCTGTTTTGTGACACCTGAGGTAACgctgcccctctcccccagtAATGAGTGATaccacagctccagcacctccacgGGCTGGCTGTTGCCACTCTCCTCACACTGCATTTGCACTGTGTCGTTTGCCACAGAAATTTCTGGCCGCTTTGTCTCTGGCGTGGAGGAGGAGTTAGAGCCCTGtggcttgttttatttttcactccaTAATGGAAAATAAGATCCTTGCTGGGGGAACGCGGTGACTCGGTATATGGGTAATGGGATATGGAGCTTCCCAGCTGTGTTGCCTGAAGCACCCAGCTAGGATGGAGGAGACCTGGTTTTGTGCCTCATGTTACTGCTGGCATTTACATTTCATCATTACCTCCCTTTCGATACCTCAGTTTCCCTGTCCTTAAAATGAGGTGAAAGCTCTCTACAACCTACGTATCTTgggaaaaattataaaaagagGCAAGTGCTGTATAAGAGCTAATTATAGCTATTACTATTACTAAGACCTGTGTAGCAGTATGTGACCAACCGGGATGCAAACACCTTAGAAGTGTTCTCATAGGAATTGCCTTATTATCCACCATTAAATCTGGTCTGTGATCAGAATGCTCCAGACAACGTGTAGTGAAAACGAGAAACCCCAGAGCACATGGACACAGGGATTGCCCCTGGCAGAGCCTGCCTGTTCAGGAAGCCGTGTGCTGTGTTATTTAGTGGTTCCTGGAGGAGAGAGGAGTCTGGCTGCTCTCAAGGCTGGAAGTAAATTTGGAAGTTGAGGTGCTCTTTCATCCCCACAGATGGTTCCTGCTAAGGCAGGCTGAGGCGCTGGCTGAGCACCAAGGGGAAGTGTGAGTCGCCAGCGCACGTGCTGTGGACAGgggccagcacagctccttcctTTCATCAGCTGAAATCAGTGTTTGACTTGGATTGGACAGGGCAGTTTCTTTGGTAAGTCGACGTGCTGAGGCTGAAGCAATGTGAGGTCCTGCCTGATAACTTGTATTAGGGAGTGTGGCAGGAGAAATCAGCTTCACTGGGAGGAGCTTAATAAATACGTGTCATATCTGgccattttctgtttgcattttcacAAACAAATTGTGAGCCTTCTAATGGCATATGTCAAGTAGACGGCAGTGAGATCATGCTATTTCTCTTTTAGATGCAGTAGCTGATGTACTTTAAAGTCTTGTCACAGCTCAGAATAATGTGTGTCTCTATAAGCAAATGCAAAATACCcatgagatttttaaaaaatgtgaaaaagacacattaaaaagtaaaaaagatgTCAGAAGGCAAACTTTTAAAGTCAGCTAGCACACACAGTGCTGACCTCACCTAATCCAACTAGTCCGGTGGTattcactgtatttattttttttaaaatgtttttaacctCAAGGTAGCTCATGCTTATGCATCAACTGCACACAAGTGAATAAATTATCATGGGGACAAGTTCAGCTGTGAACCTACAGCATATCCAGTACCCAGGGGTGTCTCTGTGGCTGCATATCCTATTCCTTGGTATATGTGAAGTAGTCCAAGGTAGCTTATACCTTGGTGAGAACAGAGGAAATCTCATTTACTCCGAGATCAAAGCACATGCATATGTGGACAGATATGTGGATGACAGAGGAACTAGGAAGgtgtttatttgaaatttaGTGCCCTCCACGGTGACTTGTTTGTACGTGCTTTTATGGTGAAGATCTCGCTTTAATACACCGTGTGCGTTTTCAGCTTCAGACGAAGGAGAGGGTTGCAATCTGACCAGACTTACAAAGATCCTGTCAGTCTGCAGGTAGCCACAAATGGAGTTAAATTTAGTGGGAGCTGCCTGTCTGGTGGTCCTGTGCCTGTCAGTCTCAAGCAACGCGTGGCCTGCGAGGCACCTTTGGCATTGATTACAGCTACAGAAAATTGAAGTTAAACCTGGTACTGCAGGGAGAATGAGGCATAAGGCTGCACAGGGTGTCTTTTGTCTTATGTTGTTATTATATTTGGCTCTGCTCAGAAACACTGAACGTGTGTTTGAAAAGCAGTCAGcccatttatttaaaagaaaatctgtttctgagGTCGATGGCATATGAGCAGTTAGATGCAAACTGGGGAAGAGTAACTGAGTTTGCACTaaaggggaatttttttccagtgtagaGGGAATTCTGCTCTTGCTCTTGGTCATAGATTAATGTAGTGGCTCACAGAATGTGTTCCTATGGGATGCTTGTTTTTGACAACATCCATCTGAGAAGCTGGTGGTTTAGATAACAACAAACTTTACAACATCCCTGTGACACAGAAGTGCTACTTTTATTTATCTTTCctggtggtttgggctgggagatTTGCCTTATGCCTTGATCTTGGTGATCTAAGAGacattgcttttgttttaactaTGATGCCACATTTACCCCTGCCCATGGCTCTGCTGACCTTCCTTCCACATGGAGTTTTGTTGAGTGGAAGAATAACACAGGTGGTCAAATAAGGCATTTGTTCCCTCCTTGTTACTCTCTGTAAATAGTTAGTTCAGTGACCTTGTTCTCTGAGCTCTGAAAGCCTCTCTTACCTGTGAAGTGGGCTTTGAAAATTTAACTTCAGTCACTTCTCTGAGCTCCTGCTTTCACAaagccctcagcagcagcaggctgtaAATGCCTTTTATATTCCATGAAAACTGCTCGGTGAAAGTTTCTGTTACCTTGACCATTCATTTGCACAGGAGCTTCATGTAAGAATGTGCAACACAGGAAATCCTGAGTACAAATGACTTGGTGAACTGGGAGGATGTCTGGCACAGTGgatttttcctgtctttgctGAACCCTGAAGGAACTTGCAGGGATTTGAGAGGAAGATTCCAGGGATTGAGGGGGAATTGCTGGAGCACTGCAGTTTTTGTAGGCTAGGTCAGAAGCATAGGCAGGGTGTTGATGTGTTGTGCTTTTTGGTAACACTGTGGTGTAAAGGTCTGTGTGCTGTAAGATGGGAAATCAGAAGGTGCTCTCTACTGCATCAACAAGGATTTAAGAGATGTAGCTTTTCCTCAGGGATTCAGAAGGAATTGCGGTCAGAGTTACCACTAAGGCAGTAGATGAAGTGCAGGGAGGTAAAAATCAGTTATCCAGAGACACACAGCAAACTGGGACCTGTCAGCATAGGGAGAACCTTCAGGATAAAGATTCTGGCAGAGCATTACTGCAGAATATCTATTGTGGGTAAAGTTGCTTTTTATTCCCTAATAATCTCTCTGCCTTTAGAGCAGGGAATATTTGAGAGTCAGGGGGCCTGTGTCATGTAAGTGAGACAGGAGCTAATGGAGAACAGCTCACTGCTGTTGATCAGCTGCTGTGAGTAAGCCCTTGCAGAAGCCTGGGAATACAAGCAGAGGCTGTAGGAGCTGCCAGCCTGTATCCCAGAGCCTGAGGAACAGCTGTACCCCACGcaaagggagagcaggagctaCCTGTGCTGAGCCCGGGAGCCTTCGTGTAACAGGCGTGTCTGATCCATGTGTTCCCCTTTGCTAAGTCCAGCAcctctggagctggagctgactGAGCTCTCACTTTCAgatttgtgtttcattttgcagaCAGGGGAGGGAGGTGCCAGATGAAAAAAAGCCAGCATTTCAGTCCCTTAAGACAGGAGCTTTGGAGAGAAAAGCCAGCATTTCAGCCCCTTAAGACAGGAGCTTTGGAGAGAGCTGTTTGAATGCAGATTCAAGCCTTCCAGCATGTCTGCTTCCCACTTGTTAACATTATGTAGGGCTCATAGAAAGTCTCAGAGGAAGCATCTGGGAGGTGAAGGAAATGTGGACGATTCAAATCCATGTCTTCCACCTCCCCAGAGAGTGTCTCAGCCCTGAGTGGTTGGCTGGGCTGGATGAGGCTTGTTGTCTAGAAGGACAGAGTGCACAGGGGAataagctgtgccagaggagagAGCATACTGTTTCTCTGGGCTCAGGGCATTCAGCTGGGAATGAGGAATTTCTGTTCTAGCAGTACCTTTGGGACCTGGAGGACTCTTGTTTTAAACCAATTAATGTTTagtgtaaaacaaaaaaataaattacaagcGATCTTTACAGCTGGAACCTTGTTGAATTTGGCTTGAAGTCAGGCCTACTTCCTATTGTAGGGCTGCTGGTTAGGAAAGTCTGCTGTTAGAAATGTCTTCAGTTTTACTAGGCTGTGCTTGGCTGGTGTGTTTTAGTCTCTTCTTGACAGTCATTGAAGAAGCCAGTGATTTATGGC
This genomic window from Chiroxiphia lanceolata isolate bChiLan1 chromosome 22, bChiLan1.pri, whole genome shotgun sequence contains:
- the LOC116797481 gene encoding somatostatin-2-like, which gives rise to MQLVASLVSVLLLVWSVRATALPGEERLAIQSTREQSTVRKDAILKMLAGLLDGVDMGHEAAAPDLEEEGKLEEERAVLGRLAQLSQRERKAPCKNFFWKTFTSC